The Streptomyces sp. ALI-76-A nucleotide sequence TCGACCTGCTGTTCGTCCACACCCTGCTGCAGAGCCCCACGGCCACGCTGTGCCTGGGCCCCACCCCTGGAGACATGCCATGAGTGACATGGAGGAGAAGTTCCCGCGTGCCCTGTGGGTGCGACTGATCATCTACCTGGCGGTCGGCCACCTCTTCGCGGCCTTCATCTACCTGCTGTTCGAGGTGGGTGCCCAGTAGGGCGGCCGGTACCGGCGACGCCGTACGCCTCAGTCGAGCAGCCGGGCCCGCAGTCGCTCGCGGATCTCCGGGGTGACCCCCAGGCCCTTCTCCAGGTAGGTGTCGACGCTGCCCCAGGTCTCCCCGATCGTCTCGAAGGCGGCCGTCAGATACTCGGCCCGGGCGTCGAACAACGGGCTGAGCAGCTCCATCACCTCGGGGGAGTAGGCGGAGGCGGAGCTGCCGCTGCGGCGCACCTTGTAGCGGCGGTGCCGGGCGTTCGACTCCAGGTAGTCGGCGAAGATCGCCTCCCGCTCCACGCCCAGGGTGAGCAGCGTCACGGCCATGGACAGTCCCGCGCGGTCCTTGCCGGCGGCGCAGTGCATGAGCGCGGGGACGCTGTCGTCGGCGAGCGCGCGCAGCAGCCGGGAGTGCTCGGCGGTGCGTTCCTTGATGATCACGCGGTACGAGGCGATCATG carries:
- a CDS encoding DUF6126 family protein: MSDMEEKFPRALWVRLIIYLAVGHLFAAFIYLLFEVGAQ
- a CDS encoding tyrosine-protein phosphatase, giving the protein MSQQVPSTEPQLAGVRNFRDVGGLPTVDGRRVRQGVLFRSGHLAHATEQDAGFLASLGLHTIFDFRNAADQKLEGPDVELPGVRNVNLPLTDPADGAEFWTMVRDGEIDQLREILGEGKAARRMIASYRVIIKERTAEHSRLLRALADDSVPALMHCAAGKDRAGLSMAVTLLTLGVEREAIFADYLESNARHRRYKVRRSGSSASAYSPEVMELLSPLFDARAEYLTAAFETIGETWGSVDTYLEKGLGVTPEIRERLRARLLD